A segment of the Rhodospirillales bacterium genome:
ATGACGATGCGCGGGCCGACGCCGAGGACCTGCTCGCTACTCTCACTGGCAACATGAGGAAGATCGGCGAGCACGGCAGGCGCGCCGACGGTATCGTCAAGAGCATGCTGGCGCATTCCCGCGAGGGGCCGGGTGAGCGGCGACCGGCCGAACTGAACGCCCTCGTCGAGGAAAGTCTCAACCTCGCCTACCACGGGGCCCGCGCTACGGATCCGACGTTCAACGTCACGCTCGATCGCGATTTCGACCCCGATGCAGGGACGGTTCGGATCGTTCCACCCGACATCAGCCGGGTTCTTCTCAACCTGTTCACCAACGGGTTCCACGCGACGCAGGAGCGGCTCAGGCGGGAAGGCGATACGGGCTACCGGCCGACGGTGCACGTGTCCACCCGCCGCATCGACGGTTTCGTGGAGATCCGGGTGCGCGACAACGGCACCGGCATCCCCCCAGCGGCGGTCAGCAAGATCTTCACGCCGTTCTTCACCACCAAGCCAGCCGGCGAGGGAACGGGCCTTGGGCTGTCGCTGAGCTACGACATCGTCGTCCACCAGCACGGCGGCAGGCTCGACGTCGACACCCGCCAGAATGACTACACCGAGTTCGTCGTCCAACTGCCGGATGCGGAGGAGGCGAGCGCAGGCTCCGGCACAGCGCCGTGGGCGGGGGATGGCGCGGCAGACGTGCAGCGCCGGCGTGTGGCGGGAGGTTGACATGGCAGGTCTCACGGCGGGGCCGGCCCGGACGGACGTGGAGAGTCCGGTCGGCCGGACGGCTTTGGTGGAAGCGGCGTTCGAGGCCATCGACCACGGCGTCGGCGTTTTGGATGCCGACCTCAACGTCGTCGTCTGCAATCGTAGATTCCTCGAGCTTCTTGACTGTCCGCCTTCGGGGTTGGGTGTGGGTGATCCCTGGGAAGCGTTCATCCGTCGCGTCGCCCAGGTCGAGGTCATTGCGGGCGAGGGGGGAGATAATGTGCAGTCGATGCTGGCGCGGGCGAGACGCGCGGAGCCCCATTGGATGGAGTGGTCGCGCGCCGACGGCACGGTGATCGAACTTCGCTGTCGTCCGCTAGACGGTGGTGGCCTGCTCGCCATCTGCTCCGACATCAGCGATCGCAGACGCGATGAACAGGAGGCACGGGAGCGCGAGCAGCGCCTCGTTCTCGCCGTCGAATCGATCTCCGCCGGGTTCTCGGTGTTCGACGCCGACGACCGCCTCGTCCTCTGCAACAGCCACTACAAGGACCACTATCCCGGCATTGCCGATCTCATTCGGCCCGGCGTCACGTTCGAGGAGATCGTGCGCACTGCATCAAAGCGCGACATCGTCGCCGACGCCGCCGAGGATGGCGAACATTGGGTCGATGCAAGGCTCGCGCAGCATCGGGCGCCCGCAGGGCCGATCGTGCAGCGGCAAAGCGACGGACGCTGGATCCAGATCGACGAAAAGAAGGCCGAGGACGGCGCCACCGTCGCCGTCTTCACCGACGTGACCAACCTTAAGCGGCGGGAGGAGGCGCTCAACCAGGCGATCCGCGAGAAGGACGCGGTACTGGCCGAGTTCAACGCGGTGATGGATACGATCGAATATGGCGTGCTGTTCCTGGGCCCGGACCTCTGCGCCCGCATCACCAATCACGCCTTCGGCAAGTTCTTCGAGTTCCCGGCGGAGCTTCTGGCGCGACGGGCCAATATCCGCGAATTCTTGGAGAGTTCTCACGAACGCGGTTTCTACCGGATTACGGATGCGGAGTTTCCGGCGTACGCCGATCAACGCATCGCCGCCATCGCCGCCGGCGACATCGCGCCCGTCGATCTTTCATTGGCAGACGGGCGGGTATTCCAGTTCCAGTGCAAGAGCCTCCCGGACGGCGGCCGGATGCTCACCTATTTCGATATCACCGAGCACAAACGGACCGAGGCGGCGCTCCGAGACAGCGAGCAGCGGTTCCGGGATTTCGCTGCGGCGTCGTCCGATTGGTTCTGGGAGATGGGCCCGGATCTCCGCTTCAGCTTCATTTCGGAACCGATGGAAACGTGGACCCAGGTGCCGCCGTCCCAGGTCCTCGGCAGGACGCGCGAGGAATTGGGCCGCGGCAGCCTCGACGAGAAGGCATGGCGGCGCCATCTCGACGACATCAACGCGCACCGGCCGTTCAAGAACTTCCGGTACCCCGTCAAGCGCATCGACGGCAGCGAGATGTGGATGAGCACCAGCGGTGTGCCGGTGTTCGCGCCGGACGGGTCGTTCCGCGGCTACCGCGGCAGCGCCTCCAACATCAATGCAGAGGTGCAGAGGGAGCGGGAACTGCGCGAGGCCAGGGACCAGGCGGAGCGGGCGCTTTTTGATTTGAAGAAGACCCAGACCAGCCTCGTCCACGCCGAGAAGCTGGCGCTGCTCGGCCAGCTTGTTGCTGGCATCGCCCACGAGATCAAGAACCCGCTCAATTTCGTAAACAACTTTTCGGCGCTGT
Coding sequences within it:
- a CDS encoding PAS-domain containing protein encodes the protein MAGLTAGPARTDVESPVGRTALVEAAFEAIDHGVGVLDADLNVVVCNRRFLELLDCPPSGLGVGDPWEAFIRRVAQVEVIAGEGGDNVQSMLARARRAEPHWMEWSRADGTVIELRCRPLDGGGLLAICSDISDRRRDEQEAREREQRLVLAVESISAGFSVFDADDRLVLCNSHYKDHYPGIADLIRPGVTFEEIVRTASKRDIVADAAEDGEHWVDARLAQHRAPAGPIVQRQSDGRWIQIDEKKAEDGATVAVFTDVTNLKRREEALNQAIREKDAVLAEFNAVMDTIEYGVLFLGPDLCARITNHAFGKFFEFPAELLARRANIREFLESSHERGFYRITDAEFPAYADQRIAAIAAGDIAPVDLSLADGRVFQFQCKSLPDGGRMLTYFDITEHKRTEAALRDSEQRFRDFAAASSDWFWEMGPDLRFSFISEPMETWTQVPPSQVLGRTREELGRGSLDEKAWRRHLDDINAHRPFKNFRYPVKRIDGSEMWMSTSGVPVFAPDGSFRGYRGSASNINAEVQRERELREARDQAERALFDLKKTQTSLVHAEKLALLGQLVAGIAHEIKNPLNFVNNFSALCIDLLDDLRGLLGDALAGLDADVRADAEEVLMTLGGNLRKIGEHGARADGIVRSMLAHSREGPGERRAADINAVVEESLNLAYHGARASDPSFNVTLERDYGADAGAVEIIPQDVSRVLLNLFTNGFHATHERLKRDGDAAYRPTLRVSTRRTDGAVDIRVRDNGTGIPPAVADKIFTPFFTTKPAGEGTGLGLSLSYDIVVHQHKGRLEVETSPGEFTEFTVRLPADTGTACE